Proteins co-encoded in one Candidatus Nomurabacteria bacterium genomic window:
- a CDS encoding tail fiber domain-containing protein, whose translation MKVVNSLLALVVVFVGLVSPVFADADESTDSLFCTAFGWVVRPLGFCQTTVRVEVVTSDAEVLDVVVRPPVVTSPVSDELPAATSSYPVVNETLESQQLVVSYAGVTEARLNERITQVLMYINSLPHQAAVPLSVKGSAGGADRDYVIKSVDKIYDTVGNRFDSVLSDGDFSSPQLTDAILGGTTYTTGWLGVGTSSPSDVLAVAGALYLGATAPTSVANRLYNVNGDLYWNGQALSSSTASTWQGNGTDVFRSTGSVGIGTTTPSATLTVAGTILAGTTTARIVDLGGEVCNVEAYGAVGDNSTINDAAIAAAIAACGDGGTVFFPMGQYRISSPIILDRPVTLRGAYSPRWSYSSTPRSSIRADFGSFSGVAMIHVRDKAISGEVNNNNGGRLEYLSLDGGSASTDVDGVYFEGLVRDWKLTDVDISQVTGNGFESAVGAGSGNPRGFTIRGLSIYSADGHGFRATALNDSYIEDLLSVGNALRGIYLSSMGETKINNSRAVFNGLTGLYIDGSSANGGLMFTDFSTDRNDRHGVRISLTGTTTVTFNGLLTRRDGANLSGGTETPYAGVAIIGTTSEKVAPVFINGLSQIIGVDDSGNPPLAPLTGVRVTNASYVKVDGQLWGVNEAYRDDGGNDHFIIEEDSIIKVGNDGVTESIAPLFNDKWIASSTVGGLRYDGRISIGSSTDSRLLNIVAPSGAGARFRDTTNNVIFDMRAEDYQGFFGTFSNHQLRFQTNNTSRLTIDTNGYVGIGTTSPDQALDVIGTVQSSVLLGGATTLATDANGNIIRNPSDRRLKQNIESLDGALEKLLQLRGVRYEWKDHERFGDQEEIGFIAQEVDEVVPEVVRKGGDYWSLNTANLLAVVVEAVKEIWQTVTGNQQKIAELEVRVSSLEAAINASNDSDSEADSASIGASSNTDTQHAEEESVTATTSVERVLDDVFESASSSVSVAEETAQEVGAGAVEMLGEEDSFDAKADTYEQMEETVPSATVEPEPPVETAEVEASADN comes from the coding sequence ATGAAGGTTGTTAACTCGCTTCTTGCGTTGGTTGTTGTGTTTGTGGGACTGGTGTCGCCAGTTTTTGCTGATGCTGATGAATCAACTGACAGTCTTTTTTGTACGGCTTTCGGGTGGGTAGTGCGTCCACTTGGTTTTTGCCAGACTACTGTTCGAGTTGAGGTGGTAACTAGTGATGCAGAAGTGCTTGATGTAGTAGTGCGTCCGCCGGTAGTCACTAGCCCAGTTTCAGATGAATTACCCGCAGCAACATCGTCGTATCCCGTGGTGAATGAAACTCTCGAGAGCCAGCAGCTGGTAGTGTCGTACGCTGGTGTTACAGAAGCGCGTCTCAATGAGAGAATCACACAGGTGTTGATGTATATTAACTCTTTGCCGCACCAAGCAGCTGTTCCGTTATCTGTGAAAGGCTCTGCCGGAGGTGCTGATCGAGATTATGTTATTAAATCAGTAGATAAAATCTACGATACTGTTGGTAATCGATTTGATTCGGTTTTGTCTGACGGAGATTTTTCAAGTCCACAGCTCACTGATGCAATTTTAGGGGGAACAACGTATACAACTGGCTGGCTCGGAGTTGGCACCTCTAGCCCGTCTGACGTACTGGCTGTGGCAGGTGCGCTTTATTTAGGAGCGACTGCACCAACAAGCGTGGCTAATCGATTGTACAACGTAAACGGCGATTTATATTGGAATGGGCAAGCCCTCTCTAGCTCTACTGCAAGCACTTGGCAAGGCAATGGCACTGATGTATTTCGGTCAACTGGTAGCGTTGGGATTGGCACAACCACTCCGTCAGCTACTTTGACCGTAGCTGGTACTATTTTGGCAGGTACCACGACTGCACGCATTGTTGATCTTGGTGGTGAGGTGTGTAACGTGGAGGCATATGGCGCTGTCGGAGATAATTCCACTATCAATGACGCGGCGATTGCTGCCGCAATCGCCGCCTGTGGCGACGGTGGCACCGTGTTTTTTCCGATGGGGCAATATCGTATTTCAAGTCCAATCATACTTGATCGGCCAGTGACGCTCCGCGGTGCATATTCGCCGCGTTGGTCATACTCAAGTACCCCGCGCAGCTCAATTCGTGCAGATTTCGGCAGCTTCTCAGGAGTGGCCATGATTCATGTGCGCGATAAAGCAATTTCCGGCGAAGTCAACAATAACAACGGTGGGCGCTTAGAGTATCTGAGTCTCGATGGTGGGTCGGCCAGTACGGACGTGGATGGTGTTTACTTTGAAGGCTTGGTGCGTGATTGGAAACTGACTGATGTCGATATTTCTCAAGTGACCGGTAATGGTTTTGAATCAGCGGTGGGTGCCGGTAGCGGTAATCCACGCGGATTTACGATTCGCGGACTTTCTATCTACAGTGCTGATGGGCATGGTTTTCGTGCTACTGCACTCAATGACTCATACATTGAAGACTTGCTTTCTGTCGGTAATGCGCTACGCGGTATCTATCTTTCATCAATGGGTGAAACAAAGATCAACAACTCTCGTGCAGTGTTTAATGGTCTGACTGGCTTGTACATTGATGGCTCATCTGCCAATGGGGGACTCATGTTTACTGACTTTTCAACCGACCGCAACGACCGTCATGGAGTACGCATCTCGCTTACTGGTACTACTACTGTAACCTTTAATGGTCTTTTGACCCGTCGTGACGGCGCCAATCTCAGTGGCGGCACCGAGACTCCATATGCTGGTGTGGCAATTATTGGTACGACATCAGAGAAGGTGGCGCCCGTCTTTATTAATGGCCTCTCGCAGATTATTGGTGTGGATGATAGTGGCAACCCGCCGCTTGCACCGCTGACAGGTGTGCGCGTGACAAATGCTTCATACGTAAAAGTAGATGGGCAACTATGGGGAGTAAATGAAGCGTATCGCGATGATGGTGGTAACGATCACTTCATTATCGAAGAAGATTCCATTATCAAGGTTGGCAACGACGGTGTTACAGAAAGTATCGCCCCTCTCTTTAATGACAAGTGGATTGCGTCAAGTACGGTTGGCGGCCTACGTTACGATGGGCGGATCAGTATCGGCAGTAGCACTGATAGCCGACTGCTTAACATTGTGGCGCCGTCAGGAGCTGGTGCACGGTTCCGTGATACTACCAACAATGTTATTTTCGATATGCGCGCAGAGGACTACCAAGGATTTTTTGGTACCTTTTCAAATCATCAACTTCGTTTCCAGACCAATAACACTTCGCGACTCACCATCGATACCAATGGTTATGTGGGAATTGGAACGACTTCTCCTGACCAGGCACTCGATGTGATTGGCACAGTGCAATCTTCCGTGTTGCTCGGTGGTGCAACTACGCTGGCTACTGATGCAAACGGTAATATTATTCGCAATCCGTCTGATCGTCGATTAAAGCAAAATATTGAGAGCCTCGATGGAGCTTTAGAGAAACTACTTCAGCTTCGTGGCGTACGCTATGAGTGGAAAGATCACGAACGATTTGGTGATCAAGAAGAAATCGGATTTATTGCACAAGAGGTAGATGAAGTGGTGCCTGAAGTGGTACGTAAAGGAGGTGACTATTGGTCACTCAATACTGCCAACTTACTCGCCGTTGTGGTGGAGGCAGTGAAAGAAATATGGCAGACCGTGACTGGCAATCAGCAGAAGATTGCTGAACTTGAAGTGCGTGTGTCGTCGTTGGAAGCTGCAATTAACGCTTCGAATGATTCAGACAGTGAAGCTGATTCAGCGTCGATAGGTGCTTCTTCTAATACTGATACTCAGCATGCTGAGGAAGAGAGTGTGACTGCTACTACGAGTGTTGAAAGAGTGTTGGATGATGTGTTTGAATCAGCATCAAGTTCGGTATCGGTAGCCGAGGAGACGGCGCAAGAAGTTGGCGCGGGTGCTGTCGAAATGCTTGGGGAGGAAGATTCTTTTGATGCTAAGGCTGATACGTATGAACAAATGGAAGAGACGGTCCCATCTGCCACTGTAGAGCCAGAACCTCCAGTAGAGACCGCCGAAGTCGAAGCTTCAGCAGATAATTGA
- a CDS encoding FAD:protein FMN transferase has translation MTHEFEALGTKWWITIFGDASKETLEAAFGRLERFTREYEMRYSRFRTDSLISKLNTQRKFEAPDEAFRTLLEFGKGLYLRTNTNFNLLTGNILEARGYNADYTFTPSNPERETAGNPITDLQITLEKITLAHGKVDIGGYGKGYLIDELARILQEEFLLPYFLINGGGDMFVSSNCNKPVEIYLEHPTAPKKYIHTTLLHNQGFAASSPFKRIWKSADQTFTHIITNHTAPKVASFVKASSARDADAFATTALLLHETELVKLAHEEHFSIARFNPETSQLWQTTNFT, from the coding sequence ATGACTCATGAATTCGAGGCGCTCGGCACCAAGTGGTGGATTACCATCTTTGGCGACGCTTCGAAGGAAACGCTCGAGGCGGCCTTTGGCCGCCTCGAGCGTTTTACACGTGAATACGAAATGCGCTACTCACGATTTCGTACTGACTCACTCATCAGCAAACTTAATACCCAACGGAAATTTGAAGCGCCAGATGAGGCATTCCGCACCCTTCTTGAGTTCGGCAAAGGCCTTTACCTACGCACAAACACCAACTTCAATCTTTTGACCGGAAACATTCTTGAAGCCCGCGGCTATAACGCTGACTACACATTCACACCATCCAACCCTGAACGAGAAACAGCCGGAAACCCTATAACCGACTTACAAATTACATTAGAAAAAATCACTCTCGCTCATGGGAAGGTTGACATTGGCGGATACGGCAAAGGATACTTGATTGATGAACTGGCAAGAATTCTTCAAGAAGAATTCTTGCTGCCCTACTTTTTAATCAATGGCGGCGGTGACATGTTCGTGAGTAGTAACTGTAATAAGCCAGTTGAAATCTATCTCGAACACCCGACTGCTCCAAAAAAGTATATCCACACCACCCTACTACACAACCAAGGCTTCGCAGCATCTAGTCCCTTTAAACGTATCTGGAAATCAGCCGACCAAACCTTCACACACATCATCACCAATCACACCGCACCAAAAGTTGCCTCGTTTGTGAAAGCTTCTTCAGCACGAGATGCCGACGCCTTTGCCACCACAGCTCTTCTCTTGCATGAAACTGAATTAGTAAAGCTTGCCCACGAGGAACACTTCAGTATTGCACGCTTCAATCCAGAAACAAGTCAGCTCTGGCAAACAACAAACTTTACGTAA
- a CDS encoding V-type ATP synthase subunit D has protein sequence MAILKVNPTRIALLSLKKELKTAKKGHKLLKDKRDGLVKKFMAIIYEAKAKRESVEARLGSAFDSYARASGMTSAAALNTAFMVPNAKIDLGVRVNSVMSVKIPEFTIEKHGSAFAYGMLETTGDLDNAMVKFDAVIVDILKLAELEKTAENLAQEIEKTRRRVSALENVRIPNLNDTIKFITMQLDERNRDAVVSTMRVKAMIMAKEESGE, from the coding sequence ATGGCTATATTAAAAGTTAACCCCACTCGCATTGCGCTCCTTTCACTCAAGAAGGAACTCAAGACTGCGAAGAAGGGACATAAGCTACTCAAAGATAAGCGCGATGGTCTCGTGAAGAAATTCATGGCGATTATCTATGAGGCAAAGGCGAAGCGTGAGTCGGTTGAGGCGCGTCTTGGCTCAGCGTTTGATTCATACGCTCGGGCGAGTGGTATGACTTCTGCAGCTGCGCTCAACACTGCCTTCATGGTGCCAAACGCCAAGATTGATCTTGGCGTGAGGGTAAACAGCGTGATGTCAGTGAAGATTCCTGAGTTTACCATCGAGAAGCACGGCTCTGCATTTGCCTACGGCATGCTCGAAACCACTGGTGATCTCGACAATGCCATGGTGAAATTTGATGCGGTGATTGTCGATATCCTGAAGCTCGCTGAGCTTGAGAAGACAGCGGAAAACCTAGCGCAGGAAATCGAAAAGACGCGCCGTCGCGTGTCAGCGCTCGAGAACGTGCGTATTCCAAATCTCAATGACACGATTAAGTTCATCACGATGCAGCTCGATGAACGCAATCGCGACGCGGTGGTATCAACCATGCGCGTAAAAGCGATGATTATGGCGAAAGAGGAAAGTGGTGAATAG
- a CDS encoding V-type ATP synthase subunit B, with protein MSQKEYTDIASIAGPLMVVEGVEGAKYEELVEVNVPGESKPRFGKVLDVSKDKAVVQMFDATSGMTADGTRARFRGETLKLGVSEDMLGRVFNGAGQVADGGPELVPEQRRDIAGEPINPFSREFPNDFIQTGIGSIDVMNTLVRGQKLPIFSGAGLPHSRLAAQIARQASVKDGSDFAIVFATLGVSFEEAEYFRREFEEAGALERSVLFINTAADPVVERVSTPRMALTTAEYLAFEKGMHVLVILTDLTNYCEALREVSSARKEVPGRRGYPGYLYTDLSTIYERAGRVKGKKGTITQIPILTMPDDDKTHPVPDLTGYITEGQFVISRELYRKGVFPPVDVQGSLSRLWSAGVGEGKTREDHKNLKDQLFASYATGREVRELAVVLGEASLDDTDKAHLRFADAFEREFVGQGEFENRSVEESLDIGWKLLAMLPRTSLKRVKPAEIDKWMPTVAA; from the coding sequence ATGAGTCAAAAAGAATATACAGACATTGCTTCAATTGCTGGACCACTAATGGTGGTAGAAGGAGTTGAAGGTGCTAAGTACGAAGAACTTGTTGAGGTAAACGTACCAGGAGAGTCAAAGCCGCGCTTTGGTAAGGTGCTTGATGTGTCTAAGGACAAGGCAGTGGTGCAGATGTTTGATGCGACGAGTGGTATGACTGCCGACGGTACGCGTGCGCGTTTCCGTGGCGAAACGCTCAAGCTTGGTGTGTCAGAAGACATGCTTGGTCGTGTGTTCAATGGTGCTGGTCAGGTAGCTGATGGTGGTCCGGAACTCGTGCCAGAACAACGTCGCGACATTGCCGGCGAGCCAATCAATCCATTCTCACGTGAATTCCCAAACGACTTCATTCAGACTGGTATTGGTTCAATCGACGTAATGAACACACTCGTGCGCGGACAGAAGCTGCCGATTTTCTCGGGTGCTGGTCTTCCACACTCACGCCTCGCAGCACAGATTGCGCGTCAAGCATCGGTAAAGGACGGTAGTGACTTCGCGATTGTTTTTGCGACACTCGGTGTGTCATTTGAAGAAGCAGAATACTTCCGTCGTGAATTCGAAGAGGCAGGTGCGCTTGAGCGTTCTGTACTCTTCATCAACACAGCGGCTGACCCAGTGGTAGAGCGTGTATCAACTCCGCGCATGGCCCTCACTACCGCTGAGTACTTGGCGTTTGAAAAGGGAATGCACGTACTTGTAATTCTCACTGACCTTACCAACTACTGTGAAGCGCTTCGCGAAGTGTCTTCAGCGCGTAAGGAAGTGCCGGGACGTCGTGGGTATCCAGGATATCTCTACACTGACCTCTCAACTATTTATGAACGCGCTGGTCGCGTAAAAGGCAAGAAGGGTACGATTACCCAGATTCCAATTCTCACGATGCCAGACGACGACAAGACTCACCCAGTGCCAGACCTTACGGGGTACATTACTGAAGGTCAGTTCGTGATTTCTCGTGAACTTTACCGCAAGGGTGTATTTCCACCGGTGGACGTACAAGGTTCACTGTCTCGACTCTGGTCAGCTGGTGTAGGTGAAGGGAAGACTCGTGAGGATCACAAGAATCTCAAGGATCAGCTCTTCGCATCATATGCGACAGGTCGTGAAGTGCGTGAGCTCGCGGTGGTGCTTGGTGAAGCATCACTCGACGATACCGACAAGGCACACCTTCGCTTCGCTGATGCGTTCGAACGAGAGTTCGTTGGTCAGGGAGAATTTGAAAACCGTTCGGTAGAAGAATCACTTGATATTGGTTGGAAGTTGCTTGCTATGCTGCCGCGCACATCACTGAAGCGTGTTAAGCCAGCTGAAATCGATAAATGGATGCCAACGGTAGCTGCATAA
- a CDS encoding V-type ATP synthase subunit A → MKAGVILRVTGPLVRANGMKEAKLYEVVKVSEEKLLGEIIELHGDVAAIQVYEETAGVGPGDVVYRTGRTMSVALAPGLLESIYDGVQRPLHKIEAAAGNCFIKRGIEAEAIDTSKKWKFTPVVKEGATVVEGDVLGEVQETSLIVHKVMVPPGEGGVVASIKSGEFTVTEEVATLTRADGTIASIAMLQHWPIRQARPKASKIFPTQPLRTGGRSIDTFFPIAKGGAGCIPGPFGAGKTVTQQGIAKYCDAEIIVYIGCGERGNEMTEVLSEFPHLIDPNTGEPLMKRTILIANTSNMPVAAREASVYTGITIAEYYRDMGYNVALMADSTSRWAEAMREISGRLEEMPGEEGYPAYLSSRTAEFYERAGIVKTLGSEGRTGSLTVIGAVSPPGGDLSEPVSQATLRVTKTFWSLDSDLAYKKHFPSINWLVSYSLYAPNFEKFWKEEVAEDFVDVRKTAMTLLEKESKLLEIVRLVGMESLSNGDRLILEVARMIREDFLFQDAFSKDDAYTPLERQYGMLKSIITFFDAGQEVVNQPEFEFAAFTAIPSYAQVATLKDQLTWKKEDYQKFQDTVRAEVSALAAN, encoded by the coding sequence ATCAAGGCTGGTGTTATTCTCCGTGTGACTGGACCACTCGTGCGCGCCAACGGTATGAAGGAGGCGAAGCTCTACGAGGTGGTAAAGGTGTCTGAGGAAAAGCTCCTCGGCGAAATCATCGAGCTCCATGGCGACGTGGCAGCGATTCAGGTGTATGAAGAAACAGCGGGTGTTGGCCCAGGTGACGTGGTGTACCGTACTGGTCGCACGATGTCAGTAGCGCTTGCTCCAGGACTTCTTGAATCTATTTATGACGGTGTGCAGCGACCGCTCCACAAGATTGAAGCGGCAGCAGGAAACTGTTTCATTAAGCGAGGTATCGAAGCGGAAGCAATCGACACCAGTAAGAAGTGGAAGTTCACTCCAGTAGTTAAGGAGGGTGCGACGGTTGTAGAAGGTGATGTGCTTGGTGAAGTGCAAGAGACTTCACTTATCGTGCATAAAGTCATGGTGCCACCAGGAGAGGGTGGAGTAGTAGCGTCTATCAAGAGCGGTGAATTTACCGTGACTGAAGAAGTAGCTACACTCACTCGCGCTGATGGAACAATAGCAAGCATTGCAATGCTTCAGCACTGGCCAATTCGTCAGGCTCGCCCAAAGGCATCAAAGATCTTCCCAACGCAGCCACTTCGTACCGGTGGACGTTCCATCGACACCTTCTTCCCAATTGCCAAGGGAGGAGCTGGGTGTATTCCTGGCCCATTTGGTGCTGGTAAGACGGTAACGCAGCAGGGTATTGCAAAGTACTGTGACGCGGAAATCATCGTGTACATCGGTTGTGGTGAGCGTGGTAACGAGATGACTGAAGTGCTTTCAGAATTCCCGCACCTCATCGACCCAAATACTGGCGAGCCGCTCATGAAGCGAACCATTCTCATTGCGAACACGTCAAACATGCCAGTAGCCGCGCGTGAAGCGTCGGTCTATACCGGTATCACCATTGCTGAGTACTACCGTGACATGGGCTACAACGTAGCGCTCATGGCAGACTCAACCTCACGTTGGGCAGAAGCGATGCGTGAAATTTCTGGTCGTCTTGAAGAAATGCCAGGTGAAGAAGGATATCCTGCGTATCTTTCATCACGTACTGCTGAGTTCTACGAACGAGCCGGTATCGTAAAGACGCTTGGTAGCGAAGGACGTACTGGGTCACTTACGGTGATTGGTGCGGTGTCGCCTCCAGGTGGAGACCTTTCAGAGCCGGTATCACAGGCAACACTTCGTGTAACCAAGACGTTCTGGTCACTCGACTCAGACTTGGCGTACAAGAAGCACTTCCCATCAATCAACTGGCTCGTATCATACTCACTCTACGCACCAAACTTCGAAAAGTTCTGGAAGGAAGAAGTGGCAGAAGACTTTGTGGATGTGCGAAAGACAGCCATGACCCTTCTTGAAAAGGAATCAAAGTTGCTCGAAATTGTTCGTCTCGTAGGTATGGAATCACTTTCAAACGGAGACCGACTTATCCTCGAAGTGGCTCGCATGATTCGTGAAGACTTCCTCTTCCAGGATGCCTTCTCAAAGGATGATGCCTACACACCACTCGAACGTCAGTACGGTATGCTTAAGTCAATTATTACATTCTTCGACGCTGGTCAGGAAGTGGTGAATCAGCCAGAGTTTGAATTTGCAGCTTTCACAGCCATTCCGTCATACGCACAGGTAGCTACCCTTAAGGATCAGCTTACGTGGAAGAAGGAGGATTATCAGAAGTTCCAGGATACCGTTCGCGCTGAAGTGAGCGCCTTGGCAGCTAACTAA
- a CDS encoding V-type ATPase subunit translates to MQTAYIYSVSRVNALAQFLLSKTDIERLLVAEPGADLQSALKETYLAPYVLRVPNEDLGLAIEQTLIDAKKLIHSIAPDGDMLRVLWVQYDIHNLRAFAKGLATGLSYEECTPFLSGRGIYEPEQLHKHVAERSLSSLQAGWQEAFAAAAALVEAGELSKVDAVFDELYFKTSTRIVDAGDAFMKQYLGVLIDLYNLKSRLRRLKNESVELEPAFVSGGTFGAHQIETMADVEAIFARFGGEAFWKDALTYFAEEGNFTRIDAASADYLLRVAKEGSTDMFSSASLVFYYLKCRQAAANVRAIVVGRNNGLALEDIRANLRMAYVNN, encoded by the coding sequence ATGCAAACCGCTTATATTTACAGTGTCAGTCGAGTTAATGCCTTAGCGCAGTTTCTCCTTTCAAAGACAGACATCGAGCGTTTGCTGGTGGCTGAGCCTGGTGCCGACTTGCAGTCAGCGCTTAAGGAAACGTACCTTGCGCCATACGTACTTCGTGTACCAAACGAAGACCTTGGTCTCGCAATCGAGCAGACTTTGATTGATGCAAAAAAGCTCATTCACAGTATTGCGCCTGACGGCGATATGCTTCGCGTGTTGTGGGTGCAGTATGACATTCATAATCTTCGTGCTTTTGCTAAAGGTTTGGCGACCGGGCTCTCGTATGAGGAGTGTACACCGTTCCTTTCAGGCCGCGGTATCTACGAGCCTGAGCAGCTGCATAAGCATGTGGCCGAACGTTCGCTCTCATCATTGCAGGCAGGATGGCAAGAAGCCTTCGCTGCGGCAGCGGCGCTCGTAGAAGCCGGTGAACTAAGTAAAGTGGACGCTGTTTTTGACGAGCTCTACTTTAAGACGAGTACACGGATTGTAGATGCGGGTGATGCTTTTATGAAGCAGTACCTCGGTGTCTTGATTGATCTCTATAATCTCAAGAGTCGACTCCGTCGCCTCAAGAATGAGTCGGTTGAGCTCGAACCAGCATTTGTATCTGGTGGTACGTTTGGAGCGCACCAAATCGAAACCATGGCCGATGTTGAGGCAATCTTCGCGCGCTTTGGTGGTGAGGCTTTCTGGAAGGATGCGCTTACCTACTTTGCTGAAGAAGGAAACTTCACACGCATTGATGCGGCATCGGCCGACTATCTGCTTCGAGTCGCTAAGGAGGGGAGTACAGACATGTTCTCATCAGCTTCACTCGTCTTCTATTACTTAAAGTGTCGTCAGGCTGCGGCCAATGTTCGTGCAATTGTGGTTGGACGAAACAACGGACTTGCACTTGAAGATATCCGCGCTAATCTCCGCATGGCTTATGTCAACAACTAA
- a CDS encoding V-type ATP synthase subunit K, with the protein METLTGIVLVFIGAAITAILGFLGSVVGMGYAGQAAAGVVGEKPTLFGKMLLMQALPGSQGIYGLVGAFLILNFSGVLGGGADLVINTSTGLQYLVAGLPIAISGLLSGIYQGIVAAAGISLIAKDEANTGRAVTLAAMVETWAIFGVLISFILLISING; encoded by the coding sequence ATGGAAACATTAACAGGTATCGTATTGGTATTTATCGGCGCAGCGATTACTGCGATTCTCGGCTTTCTCGGCTCAGTAGTGGGTATGGGATACGCTGGTCAGGCAGCTGCTGGAGTAGTAGGTGAGAAGCCAACACTCTTTGGTAAGATGCTTCTTATGCAGGCACTTCCTGGTTCACAGGGTATTTACGGTCTCGTAGGAGCCTTCCTTATTCTTAACTTCTCAGGCGTTCTTGGTGGTGGTGCGGATCTCGTTATCAACACAAGCACAGGACTTCAGTACCTCGTCGCAGGTCTTCCAATCGCTATTTCTGGTCTTCTTTCAGGAATTTACCAGGGTATCGTAGCGGCAGCAGGTATTTCACTTATTGCAAAGGACGAAGCAAACACTGGTCGCGCCGTAACTCTCGCCGCGATGGTGGAAACATGGGCTATCTTCGGTGTGCTCATCAGCTTCATCTTGCTCATCTCAATTAACGGGTAA